Part of the Candoia aspera isolate rCanAsp1 chromosome 1, rCanAsp1.hap2, whole genome shotgun sequence genome, CGCCAAGCTCCTAACAGATTAGTTTCCTAGATGCCAAAACTGTGTATGAAAACTATGAAAAGTCTGGAGCCAGTTGTGTCCATAACTGTCACAATTTTGTTTATACGCTTAAACAGATCTCTAACAACTTCTGCCAATTGCTATGGGTTGCCTTTGAACCAAATACATGGAGCAAGAATAGGTTTTGCCAAAAATTAAAAGACCAAAGTAACTTGTTGACAAACACATTTTCACCCATAGGTGAAAAGTTAGTGTGCTAACCACAGCATATTGCCACTTCAATTCTTTGTAGAACTGTATGCAGATCCAATGtgataaaaatcattaaatatttttaaagtgaaaatatCCCGCTAAGTGTAACCAGTTTTGTTCTACCAGTTTCAGCATCTTAAACGGTGAGCTTTTTTCTGAGTTGTTGCAAAAAATGTGTCAATTAGAAGCCACACATTCATGAATTGATTTAAAATTTAAGTTACagcatataaatgaaaaaaaattaggcaACTAACTCTTTTAGTTAAGTCTAAGGGAGATTCTAATGAGGACGAAATCCTTGTCTGTGGGGAATTTTTGGTGATACTTGGAGAAAAACTATGCTGCATGTAATCCTATTTGAGTTGTTTTTATAAATGTTGTAGGGTCTCATACAGTAAAATGTTTCTACATGCGCTTCAGTTTCACAGCAAAAGTGAAATAGAATATCTAAACACAGAAGAGAGTGTTCATGCAATATATCTAAAACTCTGTTATAATAATGCATACAATTGAAAATTATACTATGATTACATCTAGGGCTTTCTGCAACTACGAGGTGGATATGAAAAATATGGCCCCTGGTATCATTTACTAGAAagcaaccaccaccacctctaTTGGGTATATTTTTgcgctttttctttttcattcctcttAATCAACTTTGCTGCTTATTCTTGGCAAAACTGGTAAAAACGAAGTTGTAGTCATTAAACTGGGCGATCTGGCGATCTAGACGCTTAAAACCTTCAATCTTCTGTGCTGAAGAAAACACGGTGCGACATTTTGAGCTCTAGAAGAAAGGAAAGGTACTAAAATCTTGGAGAAAACTAATCATGCACTTAAAATAAGCTTTGGAATATTACAACTTGCAGAAGTAACTATATTCAACTATATATCAAAGTGTGCTCTGGCACCATAAACATTATGGCATGAAGTGTCATGTACAAGAACTCAGTCTGTGAGCTGGGTGACAACAACTATAGTTGGTAGGTATAGTTATTTGAAAGAGAACAAGAGAGTGAAAGTGTAGGAATAAATATGACAAATGTTTTGCAATAATTTGGGATTGGTAAAATTATGTAGAAGAAAAATCTAGAGTTAGAGCAGCAAATAAGTCCAATATGAAAGGATATAAGTAATTTCCACAAGGGTGAACTGGGGGTGCAAGataaaaagcacaaataatttaaaatgaaattaacatGGATTTAACAATTAGACTCAGGAATTATAGAACCCAGGAACAGCAGTACAAAATAATGTATCCAAGGGATTAACCATACTAAAGAACAACTCAATTAGAATTGAGCATGTCCCCTGGCTTCCAAAAACCACAGAATGTATCAGCTGGAAAACATGTACAAGGTTTTATTTTCCTGAGACAGACCAATCAGATGAATAAACAAGTAGAATATAAGGATACATGCACTTGACTATAGCAGCAATCTTCTGGATATGTAAAACTGAGATAAACCCTTTCACAAATCTGTTGCATAAACAAGCAGGCACTTCTGCAGATCAGCAACTTATGGTTTTACAAGATTGATTCAAAGTCAGAAAACTatattaagtaattttaaaatgagcAATTACTACTACCTTAGAACGCAGTGATTTGGCAGCTATTGTTGATTTCTGTGAAACTGGTCATGGTGCAAGCAACTTTAGTTACGATGCCATAGAACACCACTATTTCCATAAACCATATATTTTAAGGGTATGCGCACTGCTTGAGAATGCATACGCCTCAGAGGTTGCATTACACTTACCATAGTATAAACCTACAAGGATTGCATTAAATGAGGTGGCTATAGCCATAAAATCTTATGGCAAGTAAGTCAGTTACAGTGAGATTCAACTACTTTCCTTTACTGATAAAGGCTTTAGTCAATGGAAGGAGGGATGATTCCCCTTCTTAACAATTACAGGCTCAATTATTTGTTTACTTCTGGAAAGGATGGGGACTGCATATGATTTGTACTCCAAAACTATACCCTGATGGTTCTAAATACAATGAGAATtatgtaactttttaaaacacacatcTATAGGACCTGTCCCGTATTCCCAAAGTAAGAGATATTTACCTGATTAACAAAGAGAGTTGTCACAAATTTTCCTGGCTTAAAAATGTCTATGACCTTCCTAATTAGGTCATCATAGGATGTCTGACTTATGTTTGTTTCAAAACTAACGTATGAAAACTCTGGTTCTGGAGTGATGTGAATAGTCCAATAAGTTCCCTggaggggagaaaaataaatgacCAATATTAGTCATTTCAATGTAGTAACAGCATTTACACAAATACTCAATGGAAAATAGCAAAAAATATGATACTCACATCTGTTTTCATCCCATTCATTGAATACCCACAAGGATTGAACATTGTAGCATCAATGACAGAACCTGGTATCAGGTCACGAATTCCACTCACCTATAAAATAAATGAGATTCATATTGATGAATACTATTTCAGGAGATTCGTATTATGCCTGACAGAGTTACTTTTCATTCAGATCATGGTACTTTTCCTCTCTCAGAGAGGTAACGAGATCCCCACCGAGATCCAGGTAGCTCCTACCCTACTGGTGTTTTACAGGgccctggctctttgcccaggctttTGGCCTTCTGAGTATGTAGTGTGCGCATGTTTTCTGTTATTGCCCGTTTTGCCATCgtttttgctctttttaaaaattgttatcgggttttatttttttactttattgttgtttttttactttgtgaaatgcctagagttgctgggagttaggtggtatacaaatttaataaagaaataaatattttaggtaTTTAGCTACTAGAAGTATGTGATTATTAAACCCATTTCAGCTAACATTGTCAGTTAAGCACTGAACACTGTTTTCCCTTGTatgcattttattaattttgaattGCATAAATCATGTTTACATGAAACGTATATGGCAGTGGAGTGAGGGAGAAGGAAGCCTACAAAAAGTGACTGTTCAGTTGTTAACTAGGCGATAAAAAGCCAACCAAAGTCTCTTCTACAGTAACAGATACAGCTCTTGTCAAAGCTAAACAACAGTAGCTAAAGGTTCATCTGACATGAAGGCTTAATTGCCCCACAGCTATGTTAGGGAATTTAGTACTTCTGTACTTTCTTTACCAGAAAAGATAAAATCCATCTGAACTGGAAACTAATGCTTAAAAAAATACCAGTTTTGATAATGTGGAACTGAAATAAGAGCAATATTTAATTAGAAGACTAGGCTCATCCACTGCTTTAACTcagttgatttatttgtttttaggtAAAACTATGGCTTAGAGAGCAgtctggcatagtggttaaggtaccagactagaaactggtcTAGAATGATTAACTTAAGCAAATAATTTAGCAAGTTAAGTAAACCCATCATCTGGGGTGCACTCAAATTTGGACTATGCAAATCTATCTTTATGGAGCTGATAGGCAGATGGTATCAGCTTTCCAAAGATTTTATTACTTCAGATTTACTCAGATAAATTATTACTTTACACATAATTCATTGGAAGTCAAGCTTGCTAGAAACACCTGAAAATGAATGGCTATTCAGGACAAAAAGTTCTATTCATAATTCACTGACTTAATCTAATCTATCTTAATTATCATATTTCAAGACTTACACGAGTGACATCATTTGCAGTAACACCATCTTTCATGTAGAACTGGTCCATAACTGCTGGATCAAGCTCGCTCATCAGAATTTCCAATGTTTGATCTGGCTGACTGATTACTCGACTCTCTGGGAAATCCAGAGTGTACAAatacctgttttaaaaaatgcgtttcagaaaaaaatatcctaACCTGGTATATCAGAGTTATACTGCCCCAAATGTTACACTGATAGAAGCAAACTTACCAGCAGTCAGAATTCATACGGCCCATGCAGTATGCTGCTCCATCTATGCAAGATAAATAAGGTGAAAAGAAGTCTTACAAAAAGAACTAccatcttttccttattttttatttcatagaGTGAATCTGACTCTATGAACATATAGGTCTATATCCCATCCTATAACTCATACAGAACACATGGTACAGCTTTTTGTACCAATAAATGCTTTTAATGCATTATTTTCTGGTTTTAGATATTCACCACTATGCCTTCCTTATCAAGAATTTTATCCTAGCTATTTACTACTGCAGTATGTTATGGAGAAGGAAATATAGCCATACCTTACTTATTGGTATCAAAGCAATCTACTGTATTTGAGAAGTAGCACATAGTTTCTTGTTACAGATGTATAGCATTCTCTTCCAAAGCAGGAAAGGTGCTTTGGGTCTGGTGTGGGTGCACCTACCCTGCCTCTCAGCGGCTCGTTAAAGAAGCTATACCTTTTTTTGAGCTCATACAGAAGCCACATGTTAGGGTTTTTCTTAATAGGGTACAGAACACAAagactgcatttgtttttcccacGAAAACTGTTTATTGTTCAAAATTAAACTCTTATTCTTTACTTCTAGAGTTAATGCCAATTCTATGCTTGTTTTTTTCCTACCTATCTTATTCTATCTTCCTATTACTATACATTTACAACTATTCCTATCTTATTTAATCTATAAATTTCTGTGTCCATGGTCCTATCTCTATGGTTTGTAACACTATGTTTTGCTATCTTAACTATTTATTAGCTCTTCAAATCTTTCCTTTCCCCCCAGATCTTCAGCTCTTCTAGCCAATCTCAGTCCACCTGCAtatgaaaacccttttcactcctCTATAGACTTGCGAATgggcctttccctccctcccagcacTCTGTTTGTGGAGCTCTACACCTGGGCTGCTGTATACAGTGGGCTTGCAGACTCTGGTCAGGCTCTTTTCCTTGTATCTCTCAGCTCTGCCTCTCAGCTGGTCTTGTAGCTCCGagaattgctttttcttttgctgtcaGGAGACTGCTACTGAGGTGCTTATCGTTGGGTTGGAGGTTTATCTTTCCTATATCTCTGCCATCTCCCTGGCTTGACTCCTTTGACATACCCACGCTTGCTTTCGGTTCCCTTTTATGAGACAAACCCTCCAATTAAGGAGAGGCTGGGGCTGTTTTAACCCGCCTTCCCAGGCAGCACCAAAACGCTGGAtccaggaggaaaaagaaatgcctACTCAGTCTGGGTGATGAGTTCACTCTTCCACACATATCCCAGGAAAATAGGTCTTTGAGTTAACAAGGCAATGTCACTGTCTCTTTAACTCAAATAAGGGGTTTTGATGTGAACCCAGCTTTTTTAAGGAACAAACAGGTACAGCAAGTGGGCTCATGCTggatccaaagcatcttttccacTTCAGACTGAAATATTGCACACCTCTACTTCTCACCTGTGCAGTCATTTTCTATTCTATCAAGTAGAAGAATCTACTTCAACAAAATGAATGCCCCACAAACATTAGCATATAAACCTATTACATATATATCATGCCAAAAGCAAGGTATGACTGTGTATTAAATGATTATGCTTCAGTTACAAATGGCACTTTCATTCTTACTATCATAAGTTATAGCAATAACATTGTGTTGTTGTTGCCCAAGTAAAAAAAATTTGGATAATTGTTTTGgaaaagttaaattaaaatgcTGTACTTGACAGAACAATGttctactttattatttttatttattatctttcaATTTAGACTGAAACCTAACATTACAATGGCTAATTTCAACAGTCTTCTGTGCTTAAGTTTTATTTACATCTTACCATATTGAAGATACATGAATAAATTTACTTACTTGGAAATATTTCATTAAGGAACTCTACTTCTTCCTGGAAATTCCTATGTGGGTACTCTTGGTGGGAAGGCTTCATGAAATTCTTACGTGAATAGAAGAAGCTCTGAGGGGAACCAAGAGTTCAGATAAAATAAATGTGTTCTCAATTTCTCCTTTAGTGTAAAAAGGAATTATCTACAAGGTTTTAGCATAGTATACATATGTAGTCATGCATCTATACTTGAACACATGAAAGCAGTAATCCCTTAGAAATTCCTGTACAATCAAATTTGCTACATAAAAGATACCAGTATAGagtataaactttaaaaagtggCATCTTTAGAATACAGTTTATTCTCAACTGGACAAAATTTTTCTAACTATATACTATTTTCATCTTTCACACAACATTATGATTTAAGATTTCCTGAAGTCCGACATACTATCTCTCCTATCCCCAGGATTCCCATTATAGtaaatgaagaagctgaagaggCAGAAACACACGCTCTGCTTAAGCACATCACAGTGTGGTTTATCTTTGCTTAAAAACAGAAAAGGTAGATGGTTGGGATAGTTATACATACTTGGTATGGTAAACAATTCTGCAAACCCAatagcttttaaaatttcttgctTCAAACAAGGTAATCTATTTTGCTATTATGAAGCTTGCAAACTGATTTGTTCATGGCATATTTGTATAATGTAGAACAGAACTGATATTTAAGAACACACTGAACGAATATACATTATAAGCATTTTTTCAGTCAATTTTTTTTTGAGTCAGGAAGTATGTAATAGCACACTTGGATATGAACAATGTTCTTAAAGCATTTATTGTATGGTCAATATGCTTGCAGTTTCAAGAGGAGCatggaaaaagaagaatcaaGAAGTTTGGTAAAATACAGGCTTCCAGTGGGGATGGCACACTGAATGTTACtgcgggcggagctgacaacatAACTTTTTTCgggttcaggcaggttttcctgaagcccagaaatattCTCTGGATAAagaagaatacctggaatcatcacatctgtcctccggatggctgcttgcagccaaaagattgcaaacagtgtatggcattcaactggtaagagccagctgggaagcggGGActtcactttccaagccatgctttggcttaaagggacactaagaccagccaccctatttctaaatcaccaatttgtattttttttttaagtatatgtaccccaagagaggctttctacagcaaggagaagctggttctcttggtgcttatcgttatttttgggaatactttttaatttttttttttaagttttggatttcgttttccttccaaatacaaaggaggattgagagtatgcaattgtcttcctgttatttttgtattaaatttgaagatactagcattttcctacatgttggatCAGCTGacttgaaccttcagctttctgttctcactttcccttgagaactgcctgctatctcactctcactttgtgtaaacacacttcGGAACTCTTCtgtatcttcgactttcgctggttaagctcctgggggtgcttataatctactgcgtgagaaagggaggatttcaagcagattctttctgacttccaccaagatttttaaacagatttcttctgacttctatcaagcttctATGCAAGATAcccaggatattgtggaaaatacgagatctaaaatgtgccatcagattggggatgaggtggatgaaactgaggaatttaggaatgatagaaaggtttttttaagagTGACATTGGtgttttatcgagatgctggatgaaggttGGATAACGGAGTGAGAGAAATCCAAGGGAGACActgatctgcaagccacaagtaaaaccgatctcctggtggaatgccatgaagagaacctggaatctttgaggggggcagttgggctgtttgattctttcaagatcaaagctctgtgcacactgtggggatatgtaactgctctggtttattctgaagtgggacaAGGGTTGAAGTACATTTATCTGATttcctttaaggatttgattgatgttattcacttttaaagatatggaattactgttttgaattgtcttcgttctttgggtttattaagattgggattatcaaaattgttgtattattaagtataatagcagacaatttatgtgcttttaaatttgattcttatagtagatagaaatgtatagaatagtggtaggaagggaataattaaatatatatcttttggaggggagaaagaagtttaggaggtttatatgaattttttctttattttaatataagggggaggagtaactctacttagtgatttttattatgtgttggaatgatttatagaaataatgtggtgttttggtttaatatagagtaagggattgattatggaaatttttgtatatgcttgttgttaaaagtcagaagccacatctttttgtacatttgaaaattttttctcttgtctttctgcacctttttagttttttttctttgtagttttttgtagtttttattcttctcttgaaacttaataaaatttactacaaAAAAAAACTTTAGTAAAATACTGTACATGCCAATTACCTTAAGGGAGTGTGCTCTTAGatccttctttctcctcctgaCAGTTTTGCAAGCCTCATATTGAAGCCTCCAATGGTATCAGCTGAGTGTCTCCTACCATCATTTAAAGCCAGCCTATTTAATTAGTATCCTTATTTCATCTTTACTACGAaaagttgaaataaaaataaatatggattaTCTAATTAGTCGTAAGTTGGCATCTTATTATGTCTACAGGTTGCAGCAGTTAATTACCTGATTCAGCTACCTTCAAGAGGATGTTATATTCTCCTCCTTCTTACCCCACCTCCAGCCAGTCAAAAAATCTAAATCCCTCTACTCCATTTTCATGAAGAGGAGCTATCTCAGGCAACCTTTGACAGACTTTTTAGTCTAAAGCCATACTGTGGAAGCACACAGTTTATAAGTCAGAGAGGgggtaaaataaatttaaaagcttTCAAGAAGATATTGGGCAAATCAGTCATTTATCACCAATAAAATTATTAGCATCACCGACCAGTGATTTTGTACTGTATGTCATCCTAAAAGCAGGAATCTTTGTGGGCTTTGTGTCAATTAGTGTGAGACACTTGCCAATCCAAGATCCTGGAAGCATTGATACCTCACTGAAAAGTGTTTAAGTGTGTTCCTGCATAAACTCTTGACCACTGACAAAGGCTACATTTCCAGCAACCTCAAGACACCCATTCATGAGTGGCAGAGCACTGCAAGAGTGGATAGCAGGTAATGTGTGGTGCAAGGAAGACTATGAATGAGATATAATAATCCCAGAAATATTAGCTGAGGGGAATTAATCCGAAAAATGCTTCTTACATATTGTTCAATAATGAATTTCTAGAAGCACTGCTCAGCATTTAATACTGATATATTTTGTAAATATATACCACAAAATAAGTCAATATACCATCTAATATATAATTGATAGTTAATAACATTGAAGACTTCTCAGGAATTTGTTTTCTTACCTGAATTGAGTCAAACCCACAGTACTCTCTAGCAAGCTCTAATAGGGGAACCAGTGCCTGCAGTAAGAGGGTGGTACCACATGTCTTCAAAATGAAACGTCTCTTGGAGACAAACATGCTACTCTCACTGAAAAATACAAtgatataattaatatatttcatatatgtATGGATTTTGGAAATTCAGAGTCTATTTGATAACAGTTTCTTAAAATTGTCCTTTCTTACTCTGCTTTAAGCACTTAGGAATTAGAGACACCAAAATGTTGGCTTAGTCAACACAGACTTCTGTTCCTTTGAGAACTCTGTAGGTGTGAGAGATCTCATCTCATCTGATACAAGCTCTGCCCCCATTATTCATTCatgcataacacacacacacacaaaagggcaAACTTGCATTACACTATACCAACACTGTTTTAAATCAAGTAGATTTCTTGCACAACTACTGTTTGCGTAAGTGGTGCAACGTAAAacattcctttgcttttttctagAGAAAGAAGTTCCTGCAGGCTTtgatgctttcatcaaaataataaaagcagcacaGTGCTGTTCTGATATAAGCTCTGCCCGTTACACATTTATGCATAACACACAAAAACGGCAAATCTGCATTATGCTACAGCAACACTGTTGTTGTCATTTGCCCCCCTCGAACCCTCCGCCCCAAGTGGGCAACTTTGATTAGAGAGGTGAGTGTTTTATATGATACTGAGGTAGGGAAATGTGTCCTAACACTTTAAAAGAGGCTTCAAAATACAGGTACTGGAGTAAATATTAGAGACAATTCAGAATAATGGTTAGAACATTAAACCCAAGTTTGAATCCTCATTCAGCCACGGAACTCTTTGGATAACTTGGGCTATTAATTAATTCAACTGAACCTATCTGATAAGACTGTTACTGAGATAAAATTAGGGATGACCCATGTAATCCACCTTGAGCTCTTCAAAGCAAGAACAGGTtgtaacacaataaataaaaggatATTCTTTCTTAGATACAGCTGATTATGAAAGATACCTCTATAAACACAGTTATCATGGATAAAGCACTACATCATGATAACCAGTatcaagtttaaaaaaagaggcataaacaaagagaaaaaaagattgtgACATATGGGAGGGCTAGCACTCCAAAGCTGTTCTCCaatttgaaattatttctctAAGATGGCATTTCCTACAGGTCTTAAACCCTCCTTTATTAAGTTAGAATTCTTTGTCTTAAGAGTATCTCACACAATTACACaaaaaatgttgctttaaaatatttcaacagATTCTTGAAAAGCCAATTACTTGCTCGCCATTATACTAGCAACTTGGCTTATTCTGTAGTAAAAATGTACTAGTTGTGATATACAGCTAATGTCTTCTGGAGGAGCTGTAAGAAATACATGTTG contains:
- the AMD1 gene encoding S-adenosylmethionine decarboxylase proenzyme, whose translation is MMEENGAHFFEGTEKLLEVWFAWQQPSPQEPHQSKGSSDLRTIPRFEWDKLLENVHCLIISVTKTDKQEAYVLSESSMFVSKRRFILKTCGTTLLLQALVPLLELAREYCGFDSIQSFFYSRKNFMKPSHQEYPHRNFQEEVEFLNEIFPNGAAYCMGRMNSDCWYLYTLDFPESRVISQPDQTLEILMSELDPAVMDQFYMKDGVTANDVTRVSGIRDLIPGSVIDATMFNPCGYSMNGMKTDGTYWTIHITPEPEFSYVSFETNISQTSYDDLIRKVIDIFKPGKFVTTLFVNQSSKCRTVFSSAQKIEGFKRLDRQIAQFNDYNFVFTSFAKNKQQS